In Zingiber officinale cultivar Zhangliang chromosome 8B, Zo_v1.1, whole genome shotgun sequence, a single genomic region encodes these proteins:
- the LOC122013582 gene encoding uncharacterized protein LOC122013582: protein MVSLACWAVLIVCIGNGKIAPSLEKVSLLEEIMASQQLCSKPLHLRTCGYDAFFGIAGSRNDINVLNESPLFNDVLQGNAPEVNFTINNTQYTKEYYLTDEIYPEWATFVKSFPCPQDPKRKIFKERQEVARKDVERAFGVLQSRWAMIKGPGRFWYKDNLKDIMYTCIILHNMIIENEGDAVVN from the coding sequence ATGGTTTCCCTGGCATGTTGGGCTGTCTTGATTGTATGCATTGGCAATGGAAAAATTGCCCCGTCGCTTGAAAAGGTCAGTTTACTCGAGGAGATCATGGCGTCCCAACAATTGTGCTCGAAGCCGTTGCATCTTCGGACTTGTGGATATGATGCCTTTTTTGGGATTGCAGGGTCACGCAATGATATCAATGTGCTTAATGAATCACCGTTATTCAACGACGTCTTACAAGGGAATGCACCCGAGGTTAATTTCACGATTAATAATACACAATATACAAAAGAATACTATCTGACCGATGAGATCTATCCAGAATGGGCTACTTTCGTCAAGAGCTTTCCATGCCCCCAGGATcccaaaagaaaaatatttaaggaacGACAGGAGGTTGCGAGAAAGGATGTCGAGAGGGCATTTGGGGTGCTCCAATCACGATGGGCAATGATAAAAGGTCCAGGACGATTTTGGTACAAGGATaatttgaaggacatcatgtataCCTGTATTATTTTGCACAACATGATTATTGAGAATGAGGGAGATGCAGTAGTCAATTGA